The DNA region TAGGCCCCGCCGACGTTCGTCACCACGTCGGTGAACTTCAGCACGGCGTCTCTGGTGAACTCCTGCGTCAGCGCCGCGTAAAAGGCCACCGTTCCGTCTCGGGCCCCCGCGCTCTGCCTGCCGGAGCCGGGCGGGCCAGGTGGCCCCCGGGGGCCTGTCTTTCCTGGGGGCCCGGCGGGGCCCGGTGGGCCCCCAGCACCAGAACctccagaggagagggggatgacgaTCCCGTTGGCGCCCAGGCTGTGAGAGCCTCCCCCGTGCTGGTACGGGTCGCAGACCAGCCGGCAGGTTCCCGGGTAGGTCTGCGCGCTGAGTCCAGCGAAGCAGGCGTACGCCAGGGTGAGGACGCCCAGGGCGAGTGTTGTGCCGCGTGCGGCCATGTTAGCTCAGTGCCCGCTAATGTCAGTCAAAAGCCACAGCTATGGAGGGAGTgctgtgtccatctgtgtgtttagTTGTCTTCACAGTCAGTGACCTCTGTACCTGGAATTTACGTGTAcagagggggagg from Sardina pilchardus chromosome 1, fSarPil1.1, whole genome shotgun sequence includes:
- the LOC134091322 gene encoding complement C1q-like protein 4; this translates as MAARGTTLALGVLTLAYACFAGLSAQTYPGTCRLVCDPYQHGGGSHSLGANGIVIPLSSGGSGAGGPPGPAGPPGKTGPRGPPGPPGSGRQSAGARDGTVAFYAALTQEFTRDAVLKFTDVVTNVGGAYDAATGKFTSPQAGVYQFGFNILKAGQRIRVELVSGDKVVATAVAVDMLATDSAHGSALLQLARGDQVFLRLSGSDKTMVDSDSRFSTFMGSLLHAL